Proteins found in one Crassostrea angulata isolate pt1a10 chromosome 3, ASM2561291v2, whole genome shotgun sequence genomic segment:
- the LOC128177764 gene encoding 39S ribosomal protein L14, mitochondrial-like — MSFLHIVRRSFSTTPQLNELRLLSRVKVIDNSKIGRNAKQSGRPVKVINVYKKPPVGRLGDKVLVTIEHEKKKAYIVGCKQRQQTLVPKFDSNNVVLVDDNGQPLGTRIRAPIPSCLRANTDPNFVKILSLATTFV; from the exons ATGTCCTTTTTACACATCGTTCGCAGAAGTTTCAG TACCACACCACAGCTTAATGAACTTCGACTCTTGAGTAGGGTCAAAGTTATAGACAACAGCAAAATAGGAAGAAATGCTAAGCAGTCAGGGAGACCTGTAAAGGTTATCAATGTTTATAAAAAGCCCCCAGTTGGACGTCTTGGAGACAAAGTTCTTGTAACTATTGAACACGAGAAGAAGAAAGCGTACATTGTGGGATGTAAACAGAGGCAGCAAACCTTGGTTCCCAAATTTGACAGTAATAATGTTGTCCTTGTTGATGATAATGGACAGCCGTTAGGAACGAGGATAAGAGCACCAATTCCATCTTGTTTACGAGCAAATACGGATccaaattttgtgaaaattctGTCTTTAGCCACTACATTTGTATGA
- the LOC128177365 gene encoding leucine-rich repeat-containing protein 74A-like has protein sequence MEALEKGRYDMGMSSPPPLIFPPRSATLSFVSEPSSPGSGTGSHSVTRLRKNSAKMRKIQLSSRLASPIPSVTSAKSTVSKQPSSKPWEYVPILTDEQYAEKKERLLRGSKLKRELEKYWNIETPSRLEKKRLDEISSEDEEYDTDLDQELVGLELIVDEKTKQIKDDGLFPEYKRMCRKLNVIPNHYLLRHSTDDDIKLRHRYLSKNDCTAMGYEMKDNSTFSKIDLEDNGMTGKHIHALAEMLLQNHYVSDINLSNNPVGVPGAKVVRYILTNNTHIRKVDLTGCKIQDVGGKVMAEILEHNVYIKQLLLSRNGIGDESAIQFGKVLESNSTLEILDLSWNQINRPGAHALAVGVRNNHGLQSLILNMNGVGKEGGSSLIECLRLNSTLTILDIGANRIPDDIAPVIARVLPSNKALHTLKLSYNLITSEGAMTLLKPWSSKIKKKSPLKKIELDGTDVHTELALLVHKLREKRGLTVTVRLPPSRRERSLDPLMGSLMYIVRFCDKEDVDLPELFPRSYEEKGVLISTDDVVELIKHSGKDIGKYRLHELKRTLQETRDRRFELKELLTIHNQMRLGKDPQREDSLRSAIAGKRRGIPVETLQVSTPSTAGVRFRGGSDDED, from the exons ATGGAGGCCTTAGAAAAAGGCAGATATGACATGGGTATGTCATCACCGCCCCCGTTAATTTTTCCACCGAGATCCGCCACACTCTCTTTTGTTTCCGAACCCTCCAGTCCCGGAAGTGGAACCGGAAGTCACAGTGTCACACGTCTAAGAAAAAACAGCGCTAAAATGCGCAAAATACAATTAAGCAGTCGCTTGGCCAGTCCTATTCCATCTGTTACAAGTGCCAAATCTACAGTTTCTAAACAGCCATCCTCCAAACCTTGGGAGTATGTCCCTATTCTTACAGACGAACAATATGCGGAGAAAAAAGAACGGTTGTTGAGGGGCAGTAAACTAAAGCGTGAGCTTGAAAAGTATTGGAACATCGAAACACCGAGTCGTCTGGAGAAGAAGAGGCTGGACGAAATCTCTAGTGAGGACGAAGAGTACGATACAGACCTCGACCAAGAACTGG TTGGTCTGGAGCTTATCGTTGAtgaaaaaaccaaacaaatcaaAGATGATGGATTGTTTCCGGAATATAAGCGCATGTGCCGGAAGTTGAATGTAATACCCAATCATTACCTCCTACGTCACTCAACAGATGACGACATTAAACTTCGACATAGATACCTCAGCAAAAACGACTGTACTGCAATGGGCTATGAGATGAAG GACAATTCGACCTTCTCCAAGATAGATCTAGAGGATAATGGAATGACGGGAAAACATATCCACGCACTGGCGGAAATGCTTCTACAAAACCACTACGTGTCTGATATA AACCTTTCCAATAATCCAGTGGGGGTTCCAGGAGCGAAGGTGGTCCGCTACATACTCACAAACAATACTCACATTCGGAAGGTCGATCTGACAG gtTGTAAAATTCAAGATGTTGGAGGTAAAGTTATGGCCGAAATATTAGAG cacaatgtatatataaaacaacTCTTGCTTAGTCGAAATGGGATCGGTGACGAATCGGCCATTCAATTTGGGAAAGTATTAG AATCAAACAGCACGTTGGAGATTTTGGACCTGTCCTGGAACCAAATCAATCGGCCTGGCGCGCATGCTCTGGCTGTCGGAGTTCGg AACAACCACGGATTACAGAGTCTCATTCTGAACATGAATGGAGTGGGGAAGGAGGGTGGTTCCTCTTTGATTGAGTGTCTCCGTCTCAATTCAACACTGACAATTCTGGACATCGGGGCAAATAGAATACCAGACGACATTGCCCCTGTTATTGCAAGGGTTTTACCCAGTAACAAAGCTCTTCACACTCTGAAG CTTTCCTACAATCTGATTACCTCTGAGGGAGCCATGACACTTCTGAAACCCTGGTCatccaaaattaaaaagaaaagtccCCTGAAGAAAATAGAACTGGAC GGAACTGATGTACACACGGAGCTGGCCTTGCTGGTCCACAAATTGAGAGAGAAGCGAGGCCTGACGGTAACAGTTCGGTTACCGCCCTCACGAAGGGAACGCTCGCTGGATCCGCTCATGGGCAGTCTGATGTACATCGTGAGATTCTGTGACAAGGAGGACGTAGACCTGCCAGAACTCTTTCCCAGGTCGTACGAGGAGAAGGGTGTCCTTATTTCAACGGACGACGTTGTCGAACTCATCAAG CATTCGGGGAAAGACATTGGCAAGTATAGGCTGCATGAACTGAAGAGAACACTGCAGGAGACACGGGACCGGCGCTTTGAATTAAA AGAACTGTTGACTATACACAATCAAATGAGACTAGGTAAAGATCCACAGAGAGAGGACTCCCTGAGAAGTGCAATCGCCGGTAAACGTCGAGGTATTCCGGTGGAGACCTTGCAGGTCTCGACTCCAAGCACCGCAGGGGTTAGATTCCGGGGCGGGAGTGATGACGAGGATTAA
- the LOC128177213 gene encoding blastula protease 10-like codes for MLGKIIFASLLAACIFVCAHAVPISGNDLKSMQEDLIEVERALLRLGGQTDPEALIPNASINNYVNHKKPRVRKIKTKHVHKPAEQEGLEFESDMSLSPEEKEDMEEMESRGRIRRKAVANDMKLWPRGIVYYQLSSTLEGQAVSNVKSAMKLWEDNTCLRFREYNSASGSSDRIIFVGSQGCQSPIGRRGGPQEITIGGSCQQSIGSIAHEIAHSIGFYHEHSRPDRDDHVTINTNNIQPGFEGDFRKIGARSIEDIEPYDVSSVMHYGPTFMSRDGQSKTIVPRVKNLLNTMGQRDALSFLDIKTANDLYKCAASCPIKLNCKNEGYVGPNCACLCPNGLTGRDCSEVVQSNTNCGGELTGTSGVLSSPNYPRDYSSYADCLWVIKGPVGSRITLIMEDFQVEDDSTCYFDWLEIFLGGPHIGGARFCGEESGSENRPPRTIEYPGNTLLIKFHADDSNEFSGFRARYTIHSS; via the exons atgTTGGGAAAGATCATTTTTGCGAGTTTGCTGGCTGCATGTATATTTGTCTGTGCGCACGCCGTTCCAATATCT GGAAATGATTTGAAGTCAATGCAAGAAGATCTGATAGAGGTCGAGCGAGCTTTACTTCGACTAGGCGGTCAAACGGATCCAGAGGCACTGATTCCAAAT gcATCCATTAACAATTATGTTAACCACAAGAAACCACGTGTCCGAAAGATAAAAACCAAACATGTTCACAAACCTGCGGAACAAGAAGGACTCGAGTTCGAATCCGACATGTCACTCTCGCCAGAGGAGAAGGAGGATATGGAAGAAATGGAATCGAGGGGGCGGATCCGGAGAAAGGCAGTGGCCAATGACATGAAACTGTGGCCCCGTGGGATTGTGTACTATCAGTTGTCCAGTACTCTAG AAGGCCAGGCAGTCTCTAATGTTAAATCCGCTATGAAACTCTGGGAGGATAACACTTGTCTGAGATTCAGGGAATACAATTCGGCTTCCGGATCCTCGGATAGGATTATATTTGTCGGATCACAGGG ATGCCAGTCTCCAATTGGTCGAAGAGGTGGTCCGCAGGAAATCACGATTGGGGGAAGCTGTCAACAATCG ATTGGATCTATTGCACATGAAATTGCACATAGTATTGGATTTTACCACGAGCACTCTAGACCAGATCGGGACGATCACGTGACTATTAATACCAATAATATACAACCGGGGTTTGAGGGGGATTTCCGGAAGATTGGCGCCAGGAGTATCGAGGACATTGAACCATACGATGTGTCCTCTGTGATGCATTATGGTCCAACA TTTATGAGTCGGGACGGGCAGTCTAAAACAATAGTGCCACGGGTCAAGAACCTTCTGAACACGATGGGTCAGCGAGATGCACTGAGTTTCCTGGATATTAAAACTGCCAACGATCTCTACAAATGCGCAG CAAGTTGTCCAATAAAGTTAAACTGCAAAAACGAAGGCTATGTTGGACCAAACTGCGCCTGTCTGTGTCCAAATGGTTTGACAGGGAGGGATTGCTCAGAAGTTGTCCAAAGTAACACTA ACTGTGGTGGGGAGTTGACGGGAACGAGCGGAGTTCTTTCTTCTCCAAACTATCCCAGAGATTACTCATCATATGCTGACTGTCTTTGGGTTATCAAG GGACCGGTTGGATCAAGAATAACACTTATAATGGAGGACTTCCAAGTAGAGGATGACTCCACATGTTACTTTGACTGGCTGGAAATATTTCTTGGTGGACCACACATAGGGGGCGCTCG ATTCTGCGGAGAAGAAAGTGGAAGCGAGAACAGGCCGCCGAGGACTATAGAGTATCCTGGCAATACTCTGCTGATCAAATTCCACGCAGACGACTCGAACGAGTTCTCGGGATTTCGAGCCCGATACACCATACACTCGTCCTAA